AGTGGCTATCTTCCTTCAAGTGACAGAGAGGATCGAGAAACCATCGCCCAAAGGTGCTTTCACGAAAGCCGGTCTCCGGTGGTAAAGAACTTTCTTCACTCTAGAAGCCTTCCAAACCATCCACTGGATTTTATTGTTCGTAAGGGAGGAATATTTTTGTGTTGTATATAAAAAAAGGACTTTCGATTTAGCGTTGTAATTTTGACTAAGTTTTAGATATTCCCTTTTTAAGTGAGATTACTTTCCTAGTGACTGAATCACTTGAATCAGTTGAAGGAGACGAGGCTTCTGGCCCAGCCTGAGGGCGGGTCCCACTGGAGAGGAGAGTTTTTACTGCGGGAGAGGCAGGTCCGGGTTTCTGCAATAGGGAGCAGAGCAGGTAGGTCTTCGGAACGCCACACTTTCTGAGCTTTCCCGCTCGCTTTCTGACACTGTCTTTTACCTGAGCACTGTCTAGCAGTCGGTCAAGTACAGGGTTTCAGCTAGTGTTTACGAAGTAGTATATCTAGGACTTATGAGAACTGACAACAACTAGGCAACCACAGGAATTCTCGTAGTTAATTGAGTTAAGGGAGGACCATTCGTGGGGGGTCGTGGAAGAATTGGGTTCGATTCCCATTATACGCGATGTGGCGAAAAAGACTGATTCAACGAGATATGCCATGCCTGCATTAAGATTTAAAATGTGTCGTCTACTTCCAGGAAATGTTCGGAACAGAGAACTTTCTCTAATACAACGCCGCATTCTCCGAAGATTGAGGAACAAGAGGAGATCCATTAAAAGAAATCTTTCTCTGAGAGAAAATCTAAACAGTAACATCAAATCACAAACTACACGAAAGTTGCCCCTTTATTATTGGGATTTACCCATAAGGGAGATGCACAGAGGAAGAGAACGAACTTCATATATCCCTTTTCTACTCAATCAAGAAACAAGATCGGACGTGATTCCGGTTCGTCTCCATTTTAGTGACACTCTTCCTCAAGCAAGGCAGCCGATAAGTCATCGAAGGGTTTGTGTGAATAATAGACTGGTAAGCATTACTCATTTGAAAGTTTCCCACGGTGATCTAATATCTTTTCAAGAAAATTACGCGAGAACCCGCGGTGAAGAAATAAGGAGATCTTTCTATATCGACATATCAGTTGGAAAAATCATAGGCAAATTCCTGCCGGTCAGAATGTGGAGAAGAACCAAAACAGAATGGTTCCGCCTACTCAAAACTCAGAGGGGGTGCCGCCTACTACTAAAATCCCGGTTTTTGCAAGAGTTGCGTTCTTCTATGCAAGAAGAAGACTTAGAAAGAACAAAGAAGTTTGGATCCGAAAAAGTATGCTTAGGCAGTTCCTTCGCTGAGCACA
This sequence is a window from Phoenix dactylifera mitochondrion, complete genome. Protein-coding genes within it:
- the rps4 gene encoding ribosomal protein S4, with the translated sequence MPALRFKMCRLLPGNVRNRELSLIQRRILRRLRNKRRSIKRNLSLRENLNSNIKSQTTRKLPLYYWDLPIREMHRGRERTSYIPFLLNQETRSDVIPVRLHFSDTLPQARQPISHRRVCVNNRLVSITHLKVSHGDLISFQENYARTRGEEIRRSFYIDISVGKIIGKFLPVRMWRRTKTEWFRLLKTQRGCRLLLKSRFLQELRSSMQEEDLERTKKFGSEKVCLGSSFAEHNRMKRNLFHFKYFFLLKRRNEKNRNLPTRTISPFVYKSSLYSNSTYCSGSPFTRKIRIKRIELPTHYSEVNHRTPKALVYYGPNIGHIPHDIRLKDPNLPLRSGNGRGQNT